The region GATGCGGTCCAGAAGGAAGTTCTGGAAAAGGTCGAGCAGACCCTGCGTGTGGAGTTCATGTCCAACCTGACCAACACGTCGCGCCGGGACAGCCATGAGATGATGGCGGAGATCTTCAACAATTTTGACCGGCAGACGGAGGCCCGTTTCCTGGCTGCGCTGGAAGAGGACAACCGCGAAGCCGCCGACCGCATCAAGACGCTGATGTTCACCTTCGACGACCTGCTCAAGCTGGATGCCGCCAGCGCGCAGACCCTGCTGCGGCACGTGGAGAAGGACAGCCTGGCGATCGCCCTCAAGGGCTCGACGGAGGCCGCGCGGGAATTCTTCTTCGGCAATATGTCCCAGCGGGCGGCCCGCATGCTGAAGGACGACATGGACGCGCTCGGACCGGTCCGTCTGCGCGATGTGGACGACGCCCAGACGGGCATGGTGAACAAGGCCAAGGACCTGGCTGCTAAAGGTGAGATCCTGATCTCCAAGTCCAAGGGCGAAGATGAGATTATCTACTGATGAGCCACTCGGCAGGTGCTTACAACAGAATGGGAACTATGACCAACCCGTCGAAATTTCTGTTCAACGTCGACTTCTCCGAACCGGAGGAGCCGGAAGTGGTTGCGCCGCCTGAGCCGGAGATCCCGATGATCCCGGTCGCCGAACATGAAAAGCTGTTGGAGAAGGCCAGGGCCAAGGCCTTCGAGGAAGGCCGGGTCAAGGCCCTGCAGGACCTGCAGACAAAGCAGGAAACGCTGCTGACGGCGGAGGTGCAGAACCTGGCGCAGTCCGTGGGCGAGGTGCTGCAGTCGCTGGACGAAATGCAGTCTGCGCGTGAGAAGGACGCCATCGGCCTTGCATTTCTTGTGGCTAGACGGCTCTGTGCCCATCTGATTGCCCGCCAGCCGCTGGCGGAAACCGTGGCTTTGGTGTCAGAGTGTCTGGGACCGCTGCGCAAGGCGCCCCATCTGGTGATCCGAGTCGCGGAGAAGGATGTCGAGGCGCTGAAAGCCCAGGTGGATCCGATCATTCATGAGAAAGGCTTCGAAGGCCGGCTCGTGATCCTCGGAGAACCCGACATCAGCCGGGGCGATTGCCACATAGAATGGGCCGACGGCGGCATCAGGCGCGACCGGAAGGTGCTTGAAAGCGAGATCGATGCGAGCATCCGCGCGTATTTGCGGACCCGTGGCCCAGCCAGGCAGGCAAAGACCTCCGGCGCATCGGCGCAGAAGGATACTGACGTATGAGTGACGAGCAAGATACCAACATCCCGCTCGACGAGCTGGAAGCGCCGCAGCGCAGCAGCAGCGACGATCTGCACACGCCTCAGTCGGCTGCCGACCTGGAAGCGGTGTTCGATGTTCCGGTCCGGATCTCGGCCGTTCTCGGACACTCGAGAATGCATGTTTCGGACCTGTTGAAACTGGCGTCCGGCACGGTTCTCGAACTCGACCGCAAGGTCGGTGAGGCCATCGATATTTACGTGAACGACCGTCTGGTCGCCCGCGGCGAAGTTGTCCTGGTGGAGGACAAGCTGGGCGTGACCATGACGGAAATGATCAAAACGGACCGGTAGGGGAAGTAGCGGATGCGGCTGTTAATTGTCGGAACCCTGGGCGGCCAGCTGACAACGGCTTCGAAAATCGCGATGCAGGGCGGTGCGCAGGTAACGCATGCCGACGACGTCGAGGGGGCCCTAAAAATCCTCAGATCCGGGCGCGGCGCGGATCTCCTGATGGTGGAAGTCCATCTCGACATTGCCGGCCTGATCGCCAAGCTTCAGGCCGAGCGGGTCCATGTCCCGGTCGTTGCCTGCGGCGTCGAGACGGACGCCCAGGCGGCGGTCTCCGCCATACGGGCCGGGGCGAAGGAATATATTCCGCTGCCGCCCGATCCGGAACTGATCGCGGCCGTTCTGGCCGCCGTCGCGCGGGAACGGGGCGACCTGATCTATCGCGACGCTGCCATGGCCACGGTGGTCAAGCTGGCCGAACAGATCGCGCCTTCGGACGCATCCGTTCTGATCACAGGTGAATCCGGAACCGGTAAGGAAGTCATCGCGCGCCATGTGCACAGATGCTCCAACCGGGCGTCGAAACCCTTCATTTCCATCAACTGCGCCGCCATTCCCGAACATCTCCTGGAATCGGAGCTGTTCGGCCACGAGAAGGGCGCCTTCACCGGTGCGGTGGCCCGCAGGATCGGCAAGTTCGAGGAAGCCGACGGCGGAACGCTGCTGCTGGACGAGATTTCCGAGATGGACGTGCGCCTGCAGGCCAAGCTCCTGCGCGCCATCCAGGAACGGGTGATCGACCGTGTCGGCGGCACCCGTCCCGTGCCGGTCAATATCCGTATCCTGGCAACGTCCAACCGGGACCTTGCCGACAGCGTGCGCCAGGGACTGTTCCGGGAAGACCTGCTGTTCCGCCTGAACGTGGTGAACCTGAAGCTGCCGCCATTGCGGGAACGCCCGGCCGATATCATGGAACTCGCGCAGTTCTTCATCAAACACTATTCGGAAGCAAACGGCGTTGCGGTCCGCACGCTCTCCGCCGAGGCGCGCCAGGCGCTGATGAGCAACCCGTGGCCCGGCAACGTCAGGGAACTGGAAAACACCATGCACCGGGCCGTGCTGCTGGCTTCGGGCGAGGACATCAGCGTCGAGGCGATCCGGATGCCGGACGGCACCCCGCTGACCGTTTCCCGGGGGCGGCCGAACGGGCGGCCCAGACGGCCGAGGCCGTCACCCGTGCCTTTGTCGGGCGCACCGTCGCCGACGTGGAACGCGACCTCATCCTGGATACGCTGGATCACTGCCTGGGCAACCGGACCCATGCCGCGAAAATTCTGGGTATCTCCATTCGCACCCTGCGCAACAAGCTGAATCAATATACTGATGAAGGACTCAGCGTCCCGGGGCCGGGGGAAGCCAGGGCATTCTGAATCCGGTCAACTGTCCGCAGTCAGGGTCTTGAATCTGATTGCAGGTTGATCTGACGGCCGGCGGGCAAACGGACACTGATCTAAATTAAAGGCGCTGAAGATCCTTAGAAAAAGCGCGCATTGGGAACCGGATAACGGCATGTCGGACACGGCAGCAGGCGAACAGGGCGGGTCGGGCGGATCCGGACAGGAAAAGCAACCGCAGCCGGTTGTGGCGCAGCCTGGCGCGGGCTCCGCCATCGTGCCCGGCATACGGGAGCTGATCGATACCCTGCGCAAGGGCGATGTCGGCCTTGCCACCGGTATCCTGGTCATCCTGACCCTGCTGATCCTGCCAATGCCGCCGATGATGCTGGACATGTTCCTGGCGGTTTCCATCATCTTCTCGGTCATGATCCTCATGACCGGCCTGTTCATCCAGAAGCCTCTGGAATTCTCGTCCTTTCCGACCGTTCTCCTGATTGCGACCATGCTGCGGCTCGGGCTCAACATCGCTTCCACGCGGCTGATCCTGGCAAATGGCCATGAGGGCACGGCGGCGGCCGGAAACGTCATCCAGTCCTTCGGCAATCTCGTCATGGGCGGGAATTTCGTCATCGGGATCATCGTCTTCTCGATCCTGGTGATCGTGAACTTCGTCGTCATCACAAAAGGCTCCGGCCGTATCGCGGAAGTGGCCGCCCGCTTCACGCTGGACGCAATGCCCGGCAAGCAGATGGCCATCGATGCGGACCTTTCCGCCGGCCTGATCGACGAAGCCGAAGCAAAGAGCCGCCGCAAGGCGCTTGAAGACGAGAGCTCGTTTTTCGGGGCCATGGACGGTGCGTCGAAATTCGTGCGCGGCGACGCAATCGCCGGCCTGCTGATCACGTTCATCAACATCCTCGGCGGCATCTTCATCGGTGTCGCCCAGATGGAACTCACGTTCTCCGAGGCGGCCAACAACTACACCCTGCTGACGATCGGCGACGGCCTGGTTTCACAGATCCCGGCGCTGATCGTCTCGACCTCCGCCGGCCTTCTCGTTTCCAAGGCAGGCGTTCACGGCGCCGCCGACAAGGCGCTGACAAGCCAGTTCACCGGGTATCCCAAGGCGCTCGGCATGTCCGCGGCGGTCATGGTGATCCTCGCGCTGCTGCCGGGCATGCCGATGGTGCCGTTCCTGTCTCTCGCAGGACTGGCCGGCT is a window of Roseibium salinum DNA encoding:
- a CDS encoding FliH/SctL family protein is translated as MGTMTNPSKFLFNVDFSEPEEPEVVAPPEPEIPMIPVAEHEKLLEKARAKAFEEGRVKALQDLQTKQETLLTAEVQNLAQSVGEVLQSLDEMQSAREKDAIGLAFLVARRLCAHLIARQPLAETVALVSECLGPLRKAPHLVIRVAEKDVEALKAQVDPIIHEKGFEGRLVILGEPDISRGDCHIEWADGGIRRDRKVLESEIDASIRAYLRTRGPARQAKTSGASAQKDTDV
- the fliN gene encoding flagellar motor switch protein FliN: MSDEQDTNIPLDELEAPQRSSSDDLHTPQSAADLEAVFDVPVRISAVLGHSRMHVSDLLKLASGTVLELDRKVGEAIDIYVNDRLVARGEVVLVEDKLGVTMTEMIKTDR